From Ptychodera flava strain L36383 chromosome 2, AS_Pfla_20210202, whole genome shotgun sequence, the proteins below share one genomic window:
- the LOC139119341 gene encoding gastrula zinc finger protein XlCGF57.1-like, with the protein MKLAEIMNKDCPLSDLEPSFDRTNCNGGSGTGSAFNNNCGVPQACQECCAIFKSLKCFDNVHELVKPLETLTEKLCQRYQDNTLSMEDASIIVQSIMQYCCITWEYGMSNQENSIKDLNPWYEGNHIEHQSTLHKDPFRLVECHSHNGDSYDSEISTDCGKNYVKNSNDGAHNLNSRAHEIECGESVETFRDNMYLKRLAVINSDLPPFKHSECSERLIQNDNRETHVLTNSNIRPYKCKECDKTFTKKGNLKSHMQSHSEIISNKCRECGKSFQRKANVLNHMLIHSGVRPHECAECGKTFTQKGSLNSHMLTHTGTRPYKCSECGKTFARKSNLNSHMLTHTGTRPYTCSECGQKFAHKGSLKSHMLIHSGVRPHECSECGKTFARKSNLKSHMLTHTGTRPYKCSECGKTFARKSNLKIHMLTHTSTRQYACTKCGQKFAHKGSLKSHMLIHSGVRPHECSECGKSFTERGTLKRHLLTHSEIRPHKCGECGKTYKRKDQVLNDMLIHSGVRHTNVKNVVKHSHTRAVLKTIMLIHSCV; encoded by the exons ATGAAATTGGCGGAAATAATGAACAAGGACTGTCCTCTTTCGGATTTGGAGCCCAGTTTTGACAGAACGAACTGCAATGGCGGCAGTGGCACTGGAAGTGCATTCAATAACAACTGTGGCGTTCCACAAGCCTGTCAAG AGTGTTGtgcaattttcaagtctctAAAATGTTTCGACAATGTGCATGAGCTAGTGAAACCATTAGAGACACTGACTGAAAAGCTGTGTCAACGTTATCAAGACAATACATTATCAATGGAAG ATGCATCAATAATTGTACAGAGCATTATGCAATATTGCTGTATAACATGGGAATATGGTATGTCCAACCAAGAGAACAGCATCAAAGACCTGAATCCATGGTATGAGGGCAATCATATTGAACACCAATCTACATTACACAAAGATCCCTTCCGTTTGGTGGAGTGCCATTCTCATAATGGGGACAGCTATGATAGTGAAATCAGCACTGACTGTGGTAAAAATTATGTGAAAAACAGCAATGATGGAGCACATAACTTGAACTCAAGGGCACACGAAATTGAATGTGGAGAAAGTGTTGAGACCTTCAGAGACAACATGTATCTCAAGAGGCTTGCAGTAATCAATTCTGATCTCCCGCCATTCAAACACAGTGAGTGCAGTGAAAGATTAATTCAGAATGACAATCGTGAGACACATGTGTTGACCAactcaaatatcagaccatatAAATGCAAGGAGTGTGATAAAACGTTTACAAAGAAGGGCAATCTTAAAAGTCATATGCAGAGCCATTCAGAGATCATATCCAATAAATGCAGAGAGTGTGGAAAATCATTCCAAAGGAAGGCCAATGTACTCaaccatatgttgatccattctggtgtcagaccacatgaatgtgcagagtgtggtaaaacattcacacagaagGGCAGTCTGAACAGCCATATGTTGACCCATACCGGTACCAGACCATATAAATGTTCAGAGTGTGGTAAGACATTTGCACGGAAGAGCAATCTTAACAGCCATATGTTGACCCATACCGGTACCAGACCATATACATGTTCAGAGTGTGGTCAAAAGTTCGCACATAAGGGCAGTCTTAAAAGTCATATGttaatccattctggtgtcagaccacatgaatgttcAGAGTGTGGTAAGACATTTGCACGGAAGAGCAATCTTAAAAGCCATATGTTGACCCATACCGGTACCAGACCATATAAATGTTCAGAGTGTGGTAAGACATTTGCACGGAAGAGCAATCTTAAAATTCATATGTTGACCCATACCAGTACCAGACAGTATGCATGTACAAAGTGTGGTCAAAAGTTCGCACATAAGGGCAGTCTTAAAAGTCATATGttaatccattctggtgtcagaccacatgaatgttcAGAGTGTGGTAAGTCATTCACAGAGAGGGGCACCCTTAAAAGGCACTTGCTGACTCATTCAGAGATCAGACCTCATAAATGCggagagtgtggtaaaacatataAAAGGAAGGACCAGGTACTCAACGATATGTTAATCCACTCTGGTGTCAGACACACGAATgtaaagaatgtggtaaaacattcacacacaaGAGCAGTCTTAAAAACCattatgttgatccattcttgTGTCTGA